In one Oxyura jamaicensis isolate SHBP4307 breed ruddy duck chromosome 3 unlocalized genomic scaffold, BPBGC_Ojam_1.0 oxy3_random_OJ71573, whole genome shotgun sequence genomic region, the following are encoded:
- the LOC118157102 gene encoding solute carrier family 22 member 3-like — MTCYVIVTEIVGSSQRIIGIVIQIFFTLGIMILPGIAYLVPTWQGIQLAISLPNFLFLVYYWFVPESPRWLLTRKKGEKALKIMHDIAKHNGKYLSPHYSEVLSSV; from the exons ATGACATGCTATGTGATCG TGACAGAGATCGTTGGTTCTTCCCAGCGGATCATTGGGATCGTgatacagatatttttcacCCTGGGAATTATGATTCTCCCTGGAATTGCCTACTTGGTTCCCACTTGGCAGGGGATCCAGCTGGCCATTTCACTGCCCAACTTCCTTTTCCTGGTCTACTACTG GTTTGTTCCTGAATCTCCACGTTGGCTCCTGACGCgcaagaagggagagaaggcaTTAAAAATCATGCATGACATTGCAAAACACAATGGGAAATATCTCTCACCACATTACTCAGAGGTATTGTCATCTGTCTGA